DNA sequence from the Pseudoglutamicibacter cumminsii genome:
TGACCGCTATCAAGAACGACCTGACGACGACCCAACCGACAGTGCTCGTTGACGTCGACCGCAAGAAGGCCGCCGAGAAGCGGCTGAGCGCACAGCAGGTGGGAGCGTTGCTCAACGGCACCGTCGAGCCTCTCGAGGCCGGCCGCACAACGTTCGGTTTCCAGACCTACTCGATCAAGATCGGCGAAGGTAAAACGATCTCCTCGATCGAAGACCTTGAGAAGCTGACCATCCCTGCAGCTACTGGCGAGGTCAAGGTTTCGGACGTCGCTAAAGTGACTCAGCAGGATAAGGAAACCGTTGTGGTTTCGCGGAATACCGACCGCATCGCGCAGGTCACGATCTCCCCTACGGCCGCGGGTTTGGGTTCCGTGGCGGACGAGGTAGGTAAGCGGCTGGATCAGCTTGAACTGCCCGATGGCGCGCATGCCACAATCGGTGGCGCGGCGACTCAGCAGGCGGATGCTTTCATGCAGCTCGGTATCGCTGTGTTGCTCGCGATAGCGATCGTCTACATCATCATGGTCGCGACGTTCCGGTCGCTGATCCAGCCGTTCATTCTGCTGATCTCGATTCCGTTCGCGTTCATCGGCTCGCTCCTGGCGTTGCTCATCACGCAGATCCCCCTAGGCCTGCCGTCGCTGATCGGTATGTTGATGCTGGTCGGCATCGTTGTGACGAACGCGATCGTTCTGATCGACCTCATCAACCAGTACCGCGACGCAGCGGATCACCGTGACGCGGGCGAACGGGATGCGATGCCGCTGGATCAGGCGATCGAGCTGGGTGCGTTGCGTAGGCTGCGCCCGATCTTGATGACGGCCCTCGCCACGATCGGCGCGATGGTTCCGACCGCGTTCGGGTTGACCGGCGGCACGGGTGGGTTCATATCGCAACCGCTCGCGGTCGTCGTGATCGGCGGTTTGATTTCCTCGACCCTGCTGACGCTCATCCTCGTTCCGGTCCTCTACCGTCTCGTAGAGGGCCGCCGCGAACGCAAGCGTCTCAAGCGTGCCGATCAACACACGGAAGAAGATACCGTTCCCGCATAAGGAATCACCCTAAACGCAGTGGCGCCCCGGCTGTTCGTCAGCCAGGGCGCCACAGGTTTATTGAGTTACTGAGTTACTCAGTCACGGAAGCTGCGCGCCGTCGTGCGGCGGGTCTCTTCACGCATCGCCAGAGCATCCTGTACGTGGAGGTCACGGTCCGGACGGTCCTTGACCATCGTGACAGCGATGAAGGAGATGACCGAAACGATGATCATGTAGACACCGATCATGTTCGGTTCGCCCGTACGGTTGAGGATCATCTGCGAGATCATCGGTGCGAAAGCACCACCCAGGACGGTACCGAGTGCGTAACCGATCGAAACGCCGGAGTAGCGAACCGAGGACGGGAACATCTCTGCGTACAGAGCCGCCTGAGGGCCGTAGGACAAGCCGAGGCCGACCGTCATGATCAGAACCGCAACAACGTACATCCACAGATCATCAACGGTCTTGACCTGCTTGATCATCATCCACATCGGGATAGCCCACACAGCGAGCAGAGCATAGCCGAGCTGGAAGGTGCGGACACGGCCGATCTTGTCACCGAGCCAGCCGCCGAGGAAGGTGAACGTCAACCAGCCGAACGAGCCGATCACGGTTGCGCCGAGGACCGGGCCGAGTGGCAGTGGATCAACTTCGCGCTTAGCGAGGAAGCCGATGAAGAACGCGATGAGCAGGTAACCGATTGCGTTGTTAGCAATGAAGATGAACGCGGAGAGGAAGACCTCGCGCTTGTTGTGCTTCATGAGCTTGCCCAACGGAGCGGAGGACTCAGCGCGGCGCTCCTGGAGCTCTTCGAAGACTGGCGACTCGGAGACCGCCATGCGGATCAGGTAACCGACGATCACGAGAACGATCGAGATCAGGAAGGTGATGCGCCAGCCCCATGCGAGGAAGGCCTCCATGCCGAGGATCTGCTGGAGCATGAAGATCACACCGGTTGCAAGGATCATGCCGATCGGCACGCCGATCTGAGGGTATGCGCCGAAGAGCGAGCGGCGGCCCTTTGGTGCGTGCTCAACAGCCATGAGGGCTGCGCCACCCCACTCACCACCGGCGGAGAAACCCTGGAGGACGCGGAGAAGCATCAGCAAGAGTGGCGCTGCGACACCGATGGTTTCGTAGGTTGGCACCAGGCCGATCGCTGCGGTCGCGAAGCCCATCATCATGAGCGTCAGCACGAGCATCTTCTTACGGCCGAGCTTGTCACCGAGGTGACCGGCTACGATCGCGCCGAGTGGGCGGAAGAGGAAGGAAATACCGATCGTCGCGAGCGAGATGACCTGCGCGAGGCCCGGCGCATCCTTGGCGAGCGGGTTGAAGTAGAGGTTCGCGAAGACGAGCGATGCCGCCTGCGCGTAGATGAAGAAGTCGTACCACTCGATCGAGGTGCCGACGAGGGTACCGGCAAGGACGCGACGCTCTTCCTTGCGCTTTGTTTTGGCATCGAGATGTGCCGTAGGTGCGGTTGATGTGGTCATGATGCCCTTCTTTGGCCACAGCAGGCTCCGTGATGAAAGAGGGCCTGACTTTGTTGTTGCTAACCGAACGGTCATTCGGTTGTGACGGTCACCACATCATACACAAATTTAATGCGTTGTACGTCACATCGCCACGGTGATGTGCGAAACTTTCGCGTCATAAAGCTTTTGGGTTGTATCCATTCCGGATTAAAAACTGGGGCGCTCCCCTTTTGAGGAGGGAACGCCCCAGTTTGATGACCTAACTCTGCACTCAGGTGCGAGCGCGACTGCGGCCTCTATGTAGCCTCTGAGCAGCCTCTAGGCTGGCAACTTGATGACCTGACCGGCGAAGGTGAAGCCGCCGCCGAAACCGAAGAGCAGAGTGCGGCCGCCGCGTGGAAGTTCGCCCGCGTGCCATGCCTTGGAGAGGCCAAGCGGCACGGATGCCGCGGACGTGTTTCCGGACTCCACGACGTCCTTGATCACGATCTGATCGGTTGCGCCGAGCCCCTTTGCTAGCGGTTCGATGATGCGCAGGTTGGCCTGGTGGAAGGCAAGCACGTCGATGTCTTCGATCGTGAGTCCTGCTGTTTCGAGGACGCGTTGAGCTTCCTTGACGGCACCCGTGAGTGCCCAACGCATGACGTTGCGACCGTTCTGGCTGAAGTATTCCGGCTCGCCGCCGATCACAACAGCGTCGCCGAGCTCCGGAATTGACCCCCATGCAACTGGGCTGATTTCGGGTTCTTCGGTGCGTTCGACCACGAAGGCGCCCGCGCCGTCAGCGGTTAGGACGCATGTGGTGCGGTCGGTGTAGTCGGTGAAGTTGGTGAGCGCTTCGGAACCGATCACGAGGGCGCGTTCGGATACGCCGGAGGAGACGAACTGGTCGGCTACTGCGACGGCATATTCGAAGCCCGAGCACGCCGTGTTGATGTCGAGGACGCCTGGGCGTTCCATCCCGAGGGCTTCCGCGACCCAGGACGCGACGTTCGGGGTGCGGTTCTGGGAGGTCGTGGACGCAACAACGATGAGGTCTACCGATGAAACGTCGGCATCTTTGAGAGCCATGCGGGCGGCTTGGACGGCCATGGTCACGACGGTGTCGTTCTCCCCGACCATGCGGCGCTCTTTGATGCCGGTGCGGGCCTGGATCCATTCGTCGTTGGTGTCGACGAGTTTTTCGAGGTCGTGATTGGAGAGGACTTTCTCTGGCTGAAAGTGGCCGAGACCGATCACGCGGGATCCCAGATAGGTGCGGTTCATCATACGTGTCACTGTATCAATTCTTTATGGCTGCTTTTGCTTGTTGAGGAACGTGTAGAGGGTTGCGCATATCAAGACAACGGTGGAGGCGCTGAGGGTTGCGGCTAGCGCAAGGTGGTGTCCGCCCGCGTCTGTGAGGCGGCCTGCGATGGAGTTGCCCGCTGAGGTTCCGAGTGTGATCGCCGCGGAGAGCAGGGTCATCACGAATCCCATGCGGTGGGATGGCGTGATGCCTGACGCGAGGCTGAAGTTCGTGACGAGGATTGGCCCGATCGGAATACCGAGGAGCAGGATGGCGAGGCTCATCGATAGCGGGGTTTCCGGCAACCAGAGCACGACCACGATGGGTACGAGAGTTGCGGCTGCGGTCAATAGCCGTGCGGTGTGGGTGAAAGTTATAGGCCAGCGTGCCACGGAAAGGGCCGCGAGGCCTGAGGTGATGCCCATGACGGCATAAATCAGGCCACCGGTGCCCGGGTTGCCTGTGTAGTCGGCGAAGTAGGTGAGGATTGTGGCTAGGGACCCGAAGATAGTTCCGACTCCGAGCATTCCGATGACGGTGATAGCGATGAGTGTCGCGTTCCTGCTCGAGGTCGGTTTCGTTACCACGGTTTTGGTTTCCGCGACGTTGGTTCGTGGTCCGCTGATGCGTGAGTAGGCTTCGGTGTGGTGGAGTGCGAACGCTGGGATGATCACGATGCATAGCGCCATCGCAACGTATATGGGTACGGCGGGTCCGAAGGTTGCAGCGAGGATTCCGACGGATGCCGGCCCGAGGACGAAGGCGAGTTCGTCCATCGTTGATTCGTAGCTTTGCGCGGCTTCAAGGGTGCGGAGTTGGTTGGGGTCGCTCCCGTATCTGTTGATCCAACGCACCCGCGTCATGGGCCCTGCGGGTGGGATGGTTGCGCCGGCGAGGAACGCCACGATCATGAGTGCTGGGGTGAGGGTTACGGGCCCGTCGCTGCCTGAACCGAAGTGGAGGACTCCGATGAGGGCGAGGACGTGCATGAGGCATAGCCCGAGGAGTGTTGGTCTCTGCCCGAGTTTGTCGGAGAGTGCACCGGAGATAGGGGTTCCGATTGCGGCTCCTACCCCGCCGATCGCGGTGACGAGGCCGGGGGTTGTGAAGTCTTCAGCTGAGGCGACGATGTAGGTCAGGGAAGCCATGCCTAGCATCGACATGGGTAGACGCGCTAGCAGAGACATCGGAAAATACAGTGCGCCGGCGTCGTGTGCGAGGCGGCGGAAACTCGTAGCCCCTGGTTTTGGGGTTGTGCCTTGTGCTGGTGTCATATGGTTCTCATGCTAACGCTTGAGGCCTGGTTGGTTGTCCCCTTTCAGGTTGCAGGCTGGTCGGCTGTGATGACTTTCACGCTCGAACCGTTTCGGGTTTTCTTCACGTAGATCTGGTCAGGGATTTGGCTACGTAGCTCTTCGACGTGGGAGACGATGCCGATCATGCGGCCGTCTTGTCGGAGCCGGTCGATTCCGGACATCGCTTTGTCGAGGGTTTCTTTGTCGAGCGTTCCGAATCCTTCGTCGACGAACAGGGTCTCGATCGTGATGCCGCCGGTTTCTTCCTGGACGATGTCGGCGAGTCCTAGAGCTAGTGCGAGCGATACGAGGAAGGTCTCTCCCCCGGAAAGTGTTGCGGTTGGACGAACGGTGCTGTTCCAAGAGTCTTCGACTATAAGGTCGAGCCCTGCTTTTCTGTTTCGGCTTTTCGCATCATCGTGCAGGATTCTGTACCGGCCATCGGACAATACGTTGAGCCGGTGGGTTGCAGCTTCCGCTACGGCTTCGAGCCTCGCCGCGAGGACGTAAGCTCGGATACTCATGGATTTCAGGTTCTCGCCACCAGTTCCATTGAGTGCGGCGGCAATACTCTTGGCTCGTTGGGTTTCCGTCCCGAGTTCGCCCCGACGAGAGTCGGCTTCACACAGCTCCTGGAACATTTCCTGGATGTTTTCGTGGGCGTGTTCGGCGTCGTTATGGGCTTTGAGCGCGGCGTCTTTATGTTCTTCTAGAGATGCAAGTCGCGTGCGTTGTTCGGCGAGTTGTTCGTCACTCGGGGTGGCTTTGCCTTCGTCGATGCGTTGGCTTGCGCGTTGAACCGCGCCGAGCATGGCAAGAGCTTTGCACCGTGCTTCGAGTTCTTCGCGTTGCTTGACGTCGTGCTTGAGTAGCGTCGCTTGTTCCTCGTCGAGGAGGTGGCTGGTTACCTCGGCGCGCGTGATGCCGTGTTTGCTGAGGTAGGTCTCCGCTTCAGTACGAGCCTCGTTGAGCGCGGCTTGTGATTCCACGGTTCGGGTGTGCAGATCGATACAGCGCCGCATGTATTCGCTGAACGATTCGAGGGCCGCGCGGAGTGTCTCGATGCTGTCCCAGTCGCCGAGCAGGGAGTGTTGTTCTGTGCGGCGTTGTTCGTCTTCTTTCTGGGTTGCGTCGAGCTTCTCGCGGCTAGCTTTAGATTCTGTATCCGTGTATTCGAGCCGGTTTCGGCTATCGTCCACGGCCTTTTCTGCGGCGCTGACCGCATTTTCGGCACGGACGAGCGCGTCCTCCTGTTGACGAACGCGTTGAAGTTTTTGCGTCAGTTCGTCAATGGATGTTTGGGCCTGCTCGAGGCTCAGCCCGCCAGCGGTGGCGCGGGCTTCGCTGAGCTGCTCGTAGCTTTGACGCTCTTGGTTATGCGCCTCGTCGTTGGCTCGTTCGGCCTGTTGACGTTCGTGCTGTGCAGCTTCAATGTCGCGCTCACTTACCACTGTGCTGTGTTGACTAGCTACAGGTTTGCTAGCTGCAGACGATTCGGGGGCTGTCGAGGTTGCGGTGTCGTTGTAAGCAGCTGGGGCTGGGTGTTCTGTGGCGCCGCAGACGCTGCACGGCTGGCCCGGTGTGAGGTCTTGGGCAAGGCTTGCTACGAGGTGGGCTTCACGCTGCGTGTAGAGGTCGCTTTCGCGTTTCCGGGCTTCGTCGAGCGTACTTTGCGTGGTTTCACTGCGTTGATGCGCGGCCGTGTATGCGGCCTCCGCTTCTTCGACTTTTCGGGCTGCCGCGGCTTGTTCAGAGAGTTTTTTGAGGCGCTCTTGCAGCAGTTCGGATCCCTCGTCAGGGATCTCGCACGAGTTCTTCGTTTCGAGCGCGTTTTCGCGCTGTATTTGAGCCTCAGCCAAGTCCTTGCGCGCTAGCTCTGCTTGGGCTTGACGTTGTTCGTAATCGGTGTGTGCGCGGCGTAGAGCTAGAGCCGATGCTTTGCAGGCTTCTTGGCTCGTGATGAGTTTTCGGTGCAGGATATCGGCTTGTTTAATAGCCAATTCCCACGCGACGAAAGCTTCGACCGGCTGAGAGATTGCCTCAGTTTCCGCTTGAGCATCGACCTCACTAGCTTCAATACCGCTAGCTTCGCCCCCTCTCAAGGCGAGTTGCGCGTAAGGATAAGCATTTCTCGGTTGCTCAACCGGTAAGGCGCCTGGTAGTTCTGCGCGGGCATTCTGGAATGCGGCATTGAGCTTGTCGACTGCGTGCGAGGCTTTCTCTTCTGCGTTCAGGAAGCGTTGCGCTTCGCTGGCCAACTCGTGTTGTTTCAGGGCTTGGTGTTTCTGCTCCGCGCCGGCTTGGGTGTCTTCAAGTTCTGTGCGGATGAGCTTGTATTTCTCGTATTCCTTGGCATCGCTCACAACCGTTTCAAGCTGAGTGAGCTGTTGTCGCGCTTCCTCATAGCGGCCGAGGGCAACCTGATGCGCTTCCTTTCGCTGCTCAACGCGTTGCAACGCGGTTCTAGTCAGGCCGCGCCCCCACGCAACGTCGTGATCTGTGGCATCGTATTCGGGATTCTGGCCTTCTGCTACTTCGGACTCCGCAGACTCGAGTTCGTAACGCACCGCGAGCCCTTCAAGCTTGTCGAGGGAACGCGCAAAGGCTTGTTCGGTTTCACGGGTCTGGGCTTCGAGCTGCTTCGAGTGTTCGTTCGCTACTCGTTGCAGGTTCTCATACAAGGACACGTCGAAGAGTGTCGAAAGCAGTTGGTCACGCTCATTGGTGTTGCTCTTGAGAAACTGAGCGAATTCGCCTTGGGGGAGCATCGCGACACGCGTGAATTGATCGAGGCTCAACCCCAAGAGGCCCTGGTCACCGTCGAGGAAGGTGTTGACGTCAGCAGGCTTAGCGCCGCGGCTCACCCATTCCCCGTCTATCAGCTGCTCTACATAGGCTTTCGCATGTTCTAGAGTGGTTCCCTCACCACGCAATTTTGGCCGGTCCCATGACGGCGACCGTTTGACACGGTACCGGTGAACGCCGATCGAGAACTCGAGCTCAACAGATGCGCCAACAGAGTCAGGTGCGTAGCTACTCCTGACCGGCGGGTTGGCGCCGAGCTCACCTCTAGCGCCGGGCAGTTTGCCGTAGAGCGCGAAACACACGGCATCAAGAATTGTCGTCTTGCCGGCGCCGGTGTCCCCCTGTAGCAAGAACAGACCGGTGCCTGCGAGTTCGTCAAAGTTGATGGTTTGGGTATCGGCGAAAGGCCCGAATGCTGTGATCGTGAGGCTATGGAGTTTCATGCCCGGCCCTTCTGCATCTGCGCTTCTACGCGTGCTCGGTCAATCAAGTTTTCCAGGAGCTTCGATTCGTCATCATTCGGTGTCCGCTGACGCACGAATTCGAGGAAACCTTCCGCCACTTCTTGCGGATTCTCAGCCTTTTTGATGCGTTCCCTATACGTTTGCGGGTTCTGGGAGTTGCCGCTGTTTTCATGCTGAAGCACGAGGGCTTTAGGGAATCTCTCTCGTAAACGCTCCATAGGGCGTTCGGGGCGTTGCCCATCGGTCAGCGTGACTTGGCAATACGCTTGCTCCGCCCACGCGTGTTCATCGCCGCTCAGCAGCTCATCGAGCGTGCCTTTGAGGATTGCGAGCGGAACCGCCGGCGGCCACGAAACCCACGTGGTGGCCACGTCTTCGCCCGGGTTGATATTGACGATCCAGGCACCCTTTTCTTGCTTGGCTTCCGAAAAAGAATACGGGACCGGCGAACCACTGTATTTCACATTCGGTAATGGGCTTTGCGGACCGTGCAGATGCCCTAGAGCGGTGTAGTCGGCCCATTCGAACAGGTCCGCTGATACCCGGTCCAACTGACCCACGGACAACACGGCTTCGGACTCGCTAGGCGTGCCTCCTGCCGCGAAAAGGTGTGCCATGACCACCGTTCTGATGGGAACATCCCCTGCTTCTTTCGCACGCTGTTCAGCAACCTCGCGGATCCGTTCCACAGCGGCCGCAACCACATCCTGGTGTGTCAGCTTCTCAACACCCAGATCGGCAGCAACAACGCGCGGCTCCAAATACGGAAGCCCATACACGTCGACGTGTTGCACGGCCTTGCCACCGTCCTCGCCCTCCCACTCCGTGAAGCGAACCGGCTCAATGCTCTCTGCGACACTCGTCCGAAAATGCACGCCCGCTGCAGACATGAATCGGCTACCGAAAGACATCCTGCGCGCTGAGTCATGATTCCCGCTCGTGACCACAACGCTGATCCCCACACGCACCAGCTCTTCAAGCGTGTCCTCAAACATCGTCACCGCGCGCTCGGGAGGCACCGTGCGGTCATACACATCCCCTGCGATCAGCACAGCATCCACCGCGTGCTCGCGCGCAGCATCGACCACATCGCGCATCGCTTTCGCCTGAGTATCTTCAAGCGATTCGCCGTGAAAACTGCGCCCTAAATGCCAGTCCGATGTGTGCAGAAACTTCATAGCTTCACCCTACCCAGACCCCCTGACACTTTGATTCTCCGCGTGGCGGGTTGCATATGAGCGAGCCCCGGATGCATCGCATCTATGACTGCTCGCGGCTAGGCTACAGATATGAGCAACATCAACGGTGAGTCCTCGTCCACACCTATCCCCCGTGTAGCCGACAAAGCGGCCTACAGCAAGCTGATCTACGCTGTCCTGAGCGCCGCTGCCGAGGTTGAACGCACCAACGCAACCGACATCGAACAGCTCGGCCCCGAGTCGATGCTGATGCTCTCGATCGGCGATGGACTCACTGAAGCACTCGAATGGGCGCACGAAGGAGTCGCCTCCGACGAACCGGCATGCATGTGGCTCGGTTCCCTACGCTGGATCCGCGCGGTAGATCACGAGCTCCCCGCTGGCGCGCCTACCCCACCATCGCGGCCTTTCACAGACCACATGCTCGCACGCGGAGTCGATAAAGGCGGCGATCCACAGAACATCGCGGGCCTTCGATCGCCTGAAATGAGCCTCCCGCATCGACCTTTCAACCGCCCGGCAGCGAGCGTTCCTGACCTCGCAGCAACTGACGGCCCCGGCGTGCTGGCTCGCGCTATCGCGATCGGCGTGGTTCCCTGCCTGCCGGTCGAACAGACGCGCTCTTTCGCAACCGCAGCCGCCGCTCTCTCCCACGGTTCGCCCAAGGCCCATGCCGCCTGCGCCGATGCCTCCGAACTCATCGTGTGGGCCACGCACCAGATGCCTAACGACACCGATGACAGCGCGTTCATTCAGATGCTGGAAAAGCTCGCTGACGTTAGCGATAACGCTCCGCAGGCAACGGATAACGACGCCGGGCCGGCACGCATGAGCTTGTCACTTGCCGCTGGGGTCGCTTTGACTGCGCTCGGTACCGATGCGGCGCAGGCTAACGCCACGGATGTCGGAACCGCGCTGGCCGACGAAGGCTACGTCCAGGCCGGTATGTTTGCGGCCGCATTGATCGCCGCGGTTACGGGCAAGTCTGGGACGCGACACCACTTCCCGATCGTCGAGGAATACTCCCAAAAGCTCGCCAACCTCATGTTCTGACGCGCCCAGCTGTTCTAACGTGGGTTCTGACGCACCGGTTCATTTGGTGCGCCAGCTCACACGCCGTGTGGCCAATGGCCACCTACGGCCTGGAGGAATTCGGCTTCCGACATCACTGAAATCTCTTGGCCCATGTCGCGGCGTGCCAGCGCGTGCCGGGCCTTGCGCGTCATGCGCCCGGATGTGAGGTCTTCAGCGACGAAGCCGTCGCCGACCACCAAAACGCTCGTCTGAGTCGTCACGCGGTCCGCGGTGTGAGCACCAACGGCCGCCGCGCGCTCTTTCGCTTCGCTACGTGGAATGCCCAGCTCTCCCGTAAACACAACACGCTGTCCGTAAAGCGGATTGGCGGGGTCAGCGTCCATGTTCGGCTCTGGGTTCGGGCCTTCGAGCGGCCATGGCTCACTAAACTGCTGCGGCACTGTGTGACCAGCCGCTCGCCATCCACGGGCGTCACGCAATGCTTTACATTCAGGGTCGCCGGGTTTGAAGCTCGCCATCGTGGACACTTGCAAACCTGCCCGGGCCACCGCCTCCTGAATGCTCTGCGCGCCCAGACGGTGCGCCGCATCCACCCCGATGGCCGCACATGCGCGTGCATCGGCCAACGCATCGTGATGCTCTGTGAGATCAAAGCCTGCGGCATGAGCCGCAAACGGCAACGAATAGGACATGAGGTCATAAACCTTGCGAGCCAGCTGAACCGTGCACGCATAGGCCAGCTTGGAAGCCCCCACCTCGGAAGCCTGCAGACCCGCCCGGATCACACCGATATCGAAAGCGGCGTTATGCGCCAAAACAACGTCAGAACCGATGAACTCAGCAATGTCCGGATAGGCTGCGGCGAAACGCGGGGCCGCGGCAACGTCATCCGGGCGGATCCCGTGAATCGAAACGTTGCGGGGATCGAAATGGTCAAACCCTTGAGGCGGCTGAAGCAAGGAAGAATACGTGTCAACAACCGCACCATCGCGAACCTTCACGAGCCCCACCGCGCACGCGGAGCCTCGAAATCCGTTCGCGGTCTCAAAATCGATTGCAACAAAATCCACAGCCACGTGTCCTAAGTCTAGCCAGTCGTAACGCGGCTCCCCCCGGTGTCCCCACGTACAATTCTGTTCATGCTTAGCAACCTTCTCAATGGTTTAGCCGCCCCAGACGCGGTGACCCACATGACTCATGTCGGCGCCGCTTTCCTGCCTGACTGGCTGAACCCTGACGTCTTCTTGCGCGATTCCGGCCTGGGGCCATGGGTTATCGCCTTGGTCGTCGGAATTATTTTCGCTGAAACCGGCTTACTGCTCGGTTTCTTCCTGCCGGGCGACTCGATGCTATTCACGGCCGGTATGCTCATGGCAACTGGCGCGATCTCTACCCCGTTGTGGATTGCGATCCCGTCCATCATCATCGCGGCGATCGTGGGTAATCAGCTGGGCTACTACATCGGCGAGAAAACAGGGCCCACACTCTACAGCCGCGAGGATTCAAAGGTTTTCAAACGCGAACACGTCGTCAAGGCCCACGATTTCTTTGAGCGTCACGGCGGTAAAGCGCTGATTCTGGCGCGTTTCGTCCCGATTGTTCGCACGTTCGTTCCGGTCATCATCGGTGTCGCCGGAATGAATAAGGCCAAGTACTTCCTCTTCAACGTGATCGGCGCAGTCTTGTGGGGCGGCGGCGTAACGCTGTTGGGTGCGTGGCTCGGCCGTTTCGAGTGGGTTGGCAACAACATCGACATCATCTTCATCGCGATCGTCTTGATCTCGATCTTGCCGATCATCTTTGAGACGGTACGTCACCGCATCAACGCGAAGAAGAACAAGCCAGCGCCTGAAGAGGCTCAGTAATTTCTGACATGCTGAGGTTCTAGAGGCACCAATATCAGCACAAACATGACGATGGGCCGGTTGCGTTGGTACGCAACCGGCCCATCTACGTGTAGGAACAAAACTTTGCCGACGCGGGGCCTTAGCTATTCGTGCATGCCGCGACGATCGATGGCAACAGGGCCTCGATCGCTTTTTTGCGGTGGCTGATGTTGTTCTTCTGTTCGGGCGTGTGCTCGGCAAGAGACTTGCTCGAACCGAGTGGCTGCATGATCGGGTCGTACCCGAATCCGCCGTCACCTTGTGGTTCGGTCAGCAGGGTTCCTTCGAGCTCGCCGCGTTCTACCACTTCAAACCCGTCAGGTGTTGCGACTGCCGCGGCGCACACGAACGATGCGTGACGCTGCACCGGATCGGTGATGTCCGCCATTTGTGCGAGAAGCAAGCGGTTATTCGCTTCGTCGTCGCCGTGGACTCCTGCCCAGCGGGCGGAGAGGAACCCTGGCGAACCACCCATGACGTCAACAGCCAGGCCAGAATCATCGGCGATCGCGATCAGCCCGGTCTCACGCGCCACGGTACGTGCCTTGAGCAGTGCGTTGTCTTCGAACGTAACGCCGGTTTCCACGATGTCAGGTGCGCCTGCCGCTCCCGCATCGATGACCTGCGTGTCCACGTCAAGCCCGTCGACCTTGCCACGCAAGAGCTCACGCAGCTCAGCTAGTTTGCCCTGGTTATGGGAAGCCAGAACGATGCGCGGAGTCGCCTCGCCCGCTGAAGTTTCTGCGTTTGTAGGGTTTTCGTTCATCGCTGCCATCCCAAGGTTTCGCATTGCATTGCGGCGAGTTCCGCCGCGCCGGTCACTGCCAAGTCAAGCAGCGCATCGAGCTCTGAACGGTTGAACGGGGCGCCTTCTGCGGTGCCCTGTACCTCAACAAAGTCACCCGAACCGCGGACCACGACGTTCATGTCGGTCTCAGCCCGCACATCTTCAACGTACGGCAGGTCCAAAACGGGCGTTCCATCGATGATGCCCACGGAAACCGCGGCGACCGTGTCGGTCAGAACCTCGGCATCCTCAGCAACCAAACCTTCTTTACGAGCCCATGCGACCGCGTCGGCGAGCGCCACGAAAGCCCCCGTGATCGCCGCTGTGCGGGTTCCGCCGTCGGCCTGCAGGACGTCGCAGTCCAGCACGATGGTGTTTTCACCCAGCTGGTTCGTGTCAATCACAGAGCGCAGGGATCGGCCGATGAGTCGCGAAATCTCGTGGGTGCGTCCACCGATCTTTCCTTTGACGGATTCGCGCTGATTGCGGGTGTTGGTTGCGCGTGGGAGCATCGCGTATTCGGCGGTGACCCAGCCGCGGCCTTCGCCTTTGAGCCAGCGTGGCACGCCTTCGGTGAAGGACGCGGTGCACAGAACCCGGGTGTTCCCGAA
Encoded proteins:
- the rdgB gene encoding RdgB/HAM1 family non-canonical purine NTP pyrophosphatase, translating into MNENPTNAETSAGEATPRIVLASHNQGKLAELRELLRGKVDGLDVDTQVIDAGAAGAPDIVETGVTFEDNALLKARTVARETGLIAIADDSGLAVDVMGGSPGFLSARWAGVHGDDEANNRLLLAQMADITDPVQRHASFVCAAAVATPDGFEVVERGELEGTLLTEPQGDGGFGYDPIMQPLGSSKSLAEHTPEQKNNISHRKKAIEALLPSIVAACTNS
- the rph gene encoding ribonuclease PH; translation: MGTTQTRADGRRADQLRPVTITRAWSKNAEGSALIEFGNTRVLCTASFTEGVPRWLKGEGRGWVTAEYAMLPRATNTRNQRESVKGKIGGRTHEISRLIGRSLRSVIDTNQLGENTIVLDCDVLQADGGTRTAAITGAFVALADAVAWARKEGLVAEDAEVLTDTVAAVSVGIIDGTPVLDLPYVEDVRAETDMNVVVRGSGDFVEVQGTAEGAPFNRSELDALLDLAVTGAAELAAMQCETLGWQR